One part of the Falco peregrinus isolate bFalPer1 chromosome 14, bFalPer1.pri, whole genome shotgun sequence genome encodes these proteins:
- the CEBPA gene encoding CCAAT/enhancer-binding protein alpha produces the protein MEQTNFYEVDSRPPMSSSQHHQLQTPLPGSAYSYREAPSAAAPAAGGAELGDICENENSIDISAYIDPAAFNDEFLADLFQHSKQQEKAKAILAGDFDFHSMHGAGAAASAPGHQQQHHQQPLFGCVAGYMDGKLDPLYERIAAPGLRPLVIKQEPREEEEVKSAALSALYPHHAPQQHPSHLQYQIAHCAQTTMHLQPGHPTPPPTPVPSPHHPHHPHPPGGLPAPGTLKMMPADHRSKSKKTVDKNSNEYRVRRERNNIAVRKSRDKAKQRNVETQQKVLELTTDNERLRKRVEQLTRELETLRGIFRQLPESSLVKAMGSCA, from the coding sequence ATGGAGCAAACCAACTTCTACGAGGTCGATTCCCGGCCCCCGatgagcagcagccagcaccaccagctCCAGACTCCCCTGCCCGGCAGCGCCTACAGCTACAGAGAGGCTCCCTCGGCGGCGGCACCTGCTGCGGGCGGCGCGGAGCTCGGCGACATCTGCGAGAACGAGAACTCCATCGACATCAGCGCCTACATCGACCCCGCCGCCTTCAACGACGAGTTCCTGGCCGACCTCTTccagcacagcaagcagcaggagaaagccaAGGCCATCCTGGCCGGGGATTTCGACTTCCACAGCATGCATGGGGCCGGCGCCGCCGCCTCGGCGCcggggcaccagcagcagcaccaccagcagccgCTCTTCGGCTGCGTAGCCGGCTACATGGACGGCAAGCTCGACCCCCTCTATGAGCGCATCGCCGCGCCCGGCTTGCGGCCGCTGGTGATTAAGCAGGAGCCccgcgaggaggaggaggtcaAGTCGGCGGCCTTGTCGGCCCTCTACCCCCACCACGCTCCGCAGCAGCACCCGTCCCACCTGCAGTACCAGATCGCCCACTGCGCCCAGACCACCATGCACCTCCAGCCCGGGCACCCCACGCCTCCCCCCACGCCCGTGCCCAGCCCGCACCACCCGCACCACCCGCACCCCCCCGGCGGCCTGCCCGCCCCGGGCACCCTCAAGATGATGCCCGCGGACCACCGGAGCAAATCGAAAAAGACAGTGGACAAGAACAGCAACGAGTACCGGGTGCGCCGGGAGCGCAACAACATCGCGGTGCGCAAGAGCCGGGACAAGGCCAAGCAGCGCAACGTGGAGACGCAGCAGAAGGTGCTGGAGCTCACCACCGACAACGAGCGGCTGCGCAAGCGGGTGGAGCAGCTCACCCGGGAGTTGGAGACTCTGCGGGGCATCTTCAGGCAGCTGCCCGAGAGCTCGCTGGTGAAGGCCATGGGCAGCTGCGCCTAG